One Ooceraea biroi isolate clonal line C1 chromosome 6, Obir_v5.4, whole genome shotgun sequence genomic window carries:
- the LOC105276535 gene encoding uncharacterized protein LOC105276535, with translation MAGQMRLAFFLVIITLVHSKVSSPIIKQTFNISSQAKLNEIVDRLLPRIRSFILENGMDPTDLIDFSESIFPLLPGILKGNIDFKNGWLQNLSQLKRAGSVTGEYKDKLFMLNMNFGFDVLDFNYEYYLTYMLYKRQGDVNGRFYNLDVNVVITIDLTNYHLSLESIKFSKVRKYDIKFEGNILDVILNALTKVVTLFFRTYILTGIENRSMMILNAKIDEWNKNFPRPNRTEVIENWLNMKTDFY, from the exons ATGGCTGGTCAAATGCGATTAGCTTTCTTTCTCGTGATCATAACATTAGTGCACAGCAAAGTTTCATCTCCTATTATCAAGCAAACCTT CAACATTAGCTCTCAAGCAAAATTAAATGAGATCGTGGATCGTCTATTGCCGCGTATACGCAGTTTCATCTTAGAAAATGGTATGGATCCTACGGACCtcatcgatttttctgaaagtaTTTTCCCACTTTTG CCTGGAATACTGAAGGGAAATATAGATTTCAAGAATGGTTGGTTGCAAAATCTATCGCAATTAAAGCGTGCCGGATCCGTAACCGGGGAGTACAAGGATAAGCTCTTCATGTTGAATATGAATTTTGGATTTGATGTTTTGGAC tttaattatgaatattacttgacatatatgttatataaaaggCAAGGTGATGTAAACGGTCGTTTTTACAATCTTGACGTTAATGTTGTAATAACGATAGATTTGACTAATTACCATTTGAGTCTCGAATCTATTAAATTCTCGAAAGTTAG GAAATATGACATCAAGTTCGAAGGTAATATCTTAGATGTTATTTTAAACGCACTGACTAAAGTAGTCACACTGTTTTtccgtacatatatattaacagGCATTGAGAATCGTTCCATGATGATTCTTAATGCAAAAATTGATGAATGGAACAAGAACTTCCCACGACCAAATCGTACGGAAGTGATAGAAAACTGGCTTAATATGAAAACAGATTTCtattaa
- the LOC105276534 gene encoding uncharacterized protein LOC105276534, translated as MDDTRAQADEDIALDSSRLRSSARLGFASNAAAAAAAVTATAATVTTTTTSTSASVAAATCRVARRKRKKRRRQRLATSNDDVPSVAVAVASRSSSATTPCSNAAVIEGTAADAVVVLEPDADAAGAAGAAVTAAETDSAAARVDKPRSRLLVEQHTASGQAQPRVGGSGARAAASSVGTAGTVTLLNRRAGKRSPRRCNAAGGRRSAMTMDLQRLINEVHARPAIWDQKNVNYHNRDVILKMWREIARACEVSTDVAKSKWKHLRDNFRNELKKTYRGKCDGGNGTEHDSKWVWFKSLFFLRDQMNSRVIGCALSQNCVGMRSSPDGTQIEPQIDILEGHEETQFDDVDGDSCQSLLSNDDGLHQVMPPPKMNKMIGRKRALMDAIDNDYADTDRKRYESLQKRLALGSEDEDDTYHFLMSVRNPLRSLPLDRQMFVRLKIQELVYNEINSQNQQQQQQQTASNRGVVYDASSQSQDVKPPRAGNSGNGVVSGDVVNEMSNPASLLQNCTTEGSDEGAFFG; from the exons ATGGACGACACGCGCGCACAAGCCGACGAGGATATAGCCCTGGATTCGTCCCGTTTGCGCTCGTCCGCTCGGCTCGGCTTCGCGAGcaacgccgccgccgccgccgccgctgtcaCTGCCACAGCCGCCACCGtcaccactaccaccacctCCACCTCCGCATCGGTCGCCGCCGCCACCTGCCGCGTCGCGAGGcgcaagagaaagaagaggaggcGTCAGCGACTTGCTACGAGCAACGACGACGTACCCAGCGTCGCCGTCGCGGTCGCCTCCCGCAGCAGCAGCGCTACCACGCCGTGTAGCAACGCCGCCGTAATCGAGGGTACCGCTGCCGacgccgtcgtcgtcctcgagcCTGACGCTGACGCCGCCGGCGCCGCCGGCGCCGCAGTCACCGCCGCGGAGACAGACTCAGCGGCGGCGCGGGTCGATAAACCGAGGAGCCGCCTCCTCGTCGAACAGCACACCGCCAGCGGGCAGGCCCAGCCGCGCGTCGGAGGAAGCGGCGCACGTGCGGCCGCCTCCTCCGTCGGCACCGCCGGCACCGTCACGCTTCTCAATCGACGCGCCGGCAAACGCTCGCCCCGGCGATGCAACGCCGCCGGCGGTCGTAGGAGCGCGATGACGATGGACCTTCAGCGATTGATCAACGAGGTACATGCAAGACCCGCAATTTGGGACCAGAAGAATGTCAACTACCACAATCGTGACGTCATACTGAAAATGTGGCGGGAGATTGCGAGGGCTTGCGAGGTGTCGA CGGATGTCGCCAAGTCCAAGTGGAAGCACCTACGCGATAACTTCCGGAACGAGTTGAAGAAGACCTACCGGGGTAAATGCGACGGCGGTAACGGCACCGAGCACGATTCCAAGTGGGTCTGGTTCAAGAGCCTGTTCTTTCTACGGGACCAAATGAATTCCAGGGTGATCGGCTGCGCCTTATCGCAGAATTGTGTCGGTATGCGCTCGTCACCGGATGGCACACAAATCGAACCGCAAATCGACATCCTTGAAGGTCACGAAGAGACACAATTTGACGACGTGGACGGCGACTCGTGCCAGTCTTTGCTGTCCAACGACGATGGTCTGCATCAAGTAATGCCGCCGCCTAAAATGAACAAGATGATCGGTCGTAAACGAGCGTTGATGGATGCGATTGACAATGATTACGCGGACACCGACCGAAAGCGATACGAGTCACTGCAAAAGAGATTGGCACTCGGAtcggaggacgaggacgataCCTATCATTTCCTCATGAGCGTGCGAAATCCATTGAGAAGTTTGCCACTCGACAGACAGATGTTCGTCCGGCTCAAGATTCAAGAGCTAGTCTATAATGAGATCAACTCACAgaatcagcagcagcagcagcagcaaacGGCGAGTAACCGCGGTGTGGTCTATGATGCGTCCTCGCAGAGCCAAGATGTGAAGCCACCGCGTGCTGGTAACAGTGGCAATGGCGTCGTCAGTGGAGACGTCGTCAACGAAATGTCAAATCCAGCATCATTGTTGCAGAACTGCACGACCGAGGGCTCCGACGAGGGCGCCTTCTTTGGTTGA
- the LOC105276537 gene encoding uncharacterized protein LOC105276537 has translation MLYKADLNLYSGILKYLSVLERYGDATLTYDGRILKMDVGFVFKFLQVTYNYILKMGLFDLNGRILATTKDVRSKISVMFNTTEYTLGLNKLEIQTPGRIKVILKNKNGGTDWINTAIANIIIPFLQSTITSNVQIQATNAIRMYFNEINRIIVPHKVFPGIFENQLLKCT, from the exons ATGCTATATAAAGCCGATCTCAATTTGTACTCtggaatattgaaatatttatccgTTTTGGAACGTTATGGTGACGCTACTTTAACTTATGACGGCAGAATACTGAAAATGGATGTGGGCTTTGTGTTCAAATTCTTACAG GTAACATATAACTACATATTGAAAATGGGCCTTTTCGATCTTAATGGTCGTATTTTAGCCACAACAAAAGACGTACGCTCTAAAATTAGCGTCATGTTCAACACGACGGAATATACCTTGGGCCTTAACAAACTCGAAATACAAACTCCTGG cCGCATTAAGGTGatactgaaaaataaaaatggtgGAACGGATTGGATAAACACGGCTATCGCCAACATCATAATTCCTTTCCTTCAAAGCACGATCACGAGTAACGTTCAAATACAAGCGACGAATGCAATTCGAATGTATTTCAACGAGATAAATCGTATAATTGTTCCACACAAAGTATTTCCTGGCATTTTTGAAAATCAGCTATTAAAATGCACATGA
- the LOC105276541 gene encoding pinin: MSCRGKIMVEMAIELLSEKNEVPVENKCVEDKSANELPLDNELVVDNEPSTNATSFDQSLEECWNTAGPSQSRNTIARCSQSSRNSSSSSSTCSTCSGSSSSEDCDDIINDETYVPRDNSDSDKENSNVQIHDTETTTVPQDISILTSPHKTSIKRKKNIEKWKRNLLKNYRNSGKAYESHTENKKM, from the exons ATGTCCTGTCGTGGGAAAATAATGGTTGAAATGGCTATAGAATTACTATCAGAAAAGAATGAAGTTCCTGTTGAAAACAAATGTGTTGAAGATAAATCTGCGAATGAACTTCCTCTTGACAATGAACTTGTTGTCGATAACGAACCTTCTACAAATGCTACTTCTTTTGATCAGTCTTTAGAAGAATGCT GGAATACAGCAGGTCCCAGCCAGTCTCGTAATACTATTGCAAGATGTAGTCAGTCAAGTAGGAATTCAAGTTCTAGTTCGTCTACTTGTTCTACTTGCAGTGGTTCGTCATCCTCTGAAGATTGTgacgatataattaatgacgAGACATACGTACCACGAGATAACAGTGACAGTgacaaagaaaattcaaacgtTCAAATTCATGATACTGAAACAACTACAG TTCCGCAGGATATCTCCATTTTAACAAGTCCCCACAAAACAAGTATCAAACGCAAAAAGAAtatagaaaaatggaaaagaaatttattgaagAACTACAGGAATAGTGGAAAGGCCTACGAATCGCACacagaaaacaaaaaaatgtga